From one Sulfurimonas sp. HSL-3221 genomic stretch:
- a CDS encoding DEAD/DEAH box helicase — translation MSFTTLGLSEPILRAVAETGYTQPTPIQQKAIPVVLSGKDILAGAQTGTGKTAGFTLPMLQLLSTKATSRGKRSVRALVLTPTRELAAQVGESVKTYGKFLPLRSTIIFGGVNINPQTNALRSGVDIVVATPGRLLDHANQKNIDLSKVEMLILDEADRMLDMGFIHDIKKIFKMLPQKRQNLLFSATFSKEIQTLADSLLNKPELIEVAQRNKTSDRVQQTVHLIRQDQKRAVLSALIKNNNWAQVLVFTRTKHGANRLSKQLIDDGIAAEAIHGNKSQSARTKALKAFKEGKVRILVATDIAARGLDIDQLPHVVNFELPNVPEDYVHRIGRTGRAGNEGEAVSLVCPEEMAFLKSIEKLIKAEIKRKDVEGFNIPVFKKREASSNPSLKRSEVKVQAEMNKPRKHPEQKSQRGHHKQRRKPSNKTHMSSYIGQMQAEVR, via the coding sequence ATGTCATTCACAACACTTGGCCTATCAGAGCCGATTTTACGCGCTGTTGCCGAAACCGGTTACACACAGCCCACACCCATTCAACAAAAAGCCATCCCGGTTGTCCTTTCAGGCAAAGATATCCTCGCCGGAGCCCAAACCGGAACCGGCAAGACGGCAGGGTTCACCCTGCCGATGCTGCAACTGCTAAGCACAAAAGCTACCTCCAGAGGCAAACGCAGCGTCCGTGCACTGGTGCTGACACCGACACGCGAACTTGCCGCCCAGGTGGGAGAAAGCGTGAAAACCTACGGGAAATTCCTCCCGCTGCGTTCCACGATTATTTTCGGCGGGGTGAACATCAATCCCCAGACGAATGCACTTCGCAGCGGCGTCGATATCGTCGTTGCAACACCCGGGCGGCTGCTCGACCATGCGAATCAGAAGAACATCGACCTTTCAAAGGTAGAAATGCTTATCCTCGACGAAGCGGACCGCATGCTCGATATGGGCTTTATCCACGATATCAAGAAGATCTTCAAAATGCTGCCACAGAAGCGTCAGAACCTGCTCTTTTCAGCAACCTTCTCCAAAGAGATCCAGACCCTGGCCGATTCACTGCTGAACAAACCCGAACTCATTGAAGTTGCCCAGCGGAATAAGACCTCCGATCGTGTTCAACAGACGGTGCATCTTATCAGGCAGGATCAAAAACGAGCTGTGCTCTCGGCATTGATCAAAAACAACAACTGGGCACAGGTACTGGTCTTCACCCGCACCAAACACGGAGCGAACCGCCTCTCAAAACAGCTGATCGATGACGGCATCGCGGCGGAGGCGATCCACGGCAACAAGAGCCAGAGCGCCCGCACCAAAGCACTGAAGGCGTTCAAAGAAGGCAAGGTCCGCATTCTGGTCGCCACCGATATCGCCGCACGCGGTCTGGATATCGACCAGTTACCGCATGTCGTCAATTTCGAATTGCCGAATGTCCCGGAGGATTATGTCCATCGTATCGGCCGGACCGGACGTGCCGGCAATGAAGGCGAAGCCGTCTCACTGGTCTGCCCCGAAGAGATGGCTTTTTTGAAAAGCATCGAAAAGCTCATCAAGGCAGAGATCAAACGCAAGGATGTCGAAGGTTTCAACATACCGGTGTTCAAAAAACGCGAAGCTTCATCAAATCCATCTTTGAAACGTTCTGAAGTCAAAGTACAGGCTGAA